From the Oncorhynchus nerka isolate Pitt River linkage group LG20, Oner_Uvic_2.0, whole genome shotgun sequence genome, one window contains:
- the selenof gene encoding selenoprotein F, with the protein MSGEVYILWLLSLIQTLSAYGADLSSEACRELGFSSNLLCSSCDLLGEFSLGQIQPVCRQCCQQEAQMESRKLYPGAILEVCGUKLGRFPQVQAFVRSDKPKMFKGLQIKYVRGADPILKLLDDNGNIAEELSILKWNTDSVEEFLSEKLEVYNTDS; encoded by the exons ATGTCGGGGGAGGTGTATATTCTGTGGCTTCTTTCTCTCATACAAACG CTTTCGGCCTATGGAGCCGACCTGTCCTCAGAGGCATGCAGGGAGCTGGGCTTCTCCAGCAACCTCCTGTGCAGCTCCTGTGACCTGCTGGGAGAGTTCAGCCTGGGCCAGATCCAGCCTGTCTGTAGACAGTGCTGCCAGCAGGAGGCCCAGATGGAGTCCAGGAAG CTCTACCCTGGGGCCATCCTGGAAGTGTGTGGATGAAAGTTGGGGAGGTTCCCTCAAGTCCAAG CTTTTGTCAGGTCTGACAAGCCGAAGATGTTCAAGGGTCTTCAAATTAAG TATGTGAGAGGCGCAGACCCTATACTAAAGCTGCTGGACGATAACGGGAACATCGCTGAAGAACTCAGCATCCTCAAGTGGAACACGGATAGCGTGGAGGAATTCCTGAGCGAGAAGTTGGAAGTATATAATACTGATTCATAG